The proteins below come from a single Phycisphaerae bacterium genomic window:
- a CDS encoding GntR family transcriptional regulator, producing MRRHSDVSALVEEASGDRLVTDRVERAIRGEIEEMRRQGRSMLPRQKELVRRYGTSLRSVREAMGRLQKARLIRSVRGKGTFLVDRPTTTRNVLLVCDSTHYPYQIMCISALTRLLKAGRATTNLVISHDLSADWERIVQKHPGTGGAVLISPYPRDAVAALVHESPIPIVCLCELAERFRGPAVCDAVLPDNQALGYRCVEHLVRQGHRRIALVSWELSQAGGYEIQQGYLKALLAFGIPYKSDLVVELPNLPVEDGAFSRPPAIPVELLRNRLAAWREQGTMPTAMIHGSASELQVRDLLEHCLENCFAADAVVGYLYREQLQTGYNGLGEATAICVSFEGLARRALELLFRPRGPNEPPVREIQERMGLYRRVGGVWREVEA from the coding sequence ATGAGAAGGCACAGTGACGTTTCGGCGTTGGTGGAAGAGGCAAGCGGCGACCGGCTGGTCACCGACCGGGTAGAGCGGGCCATCCGCGGCGAGATTGAGGAGATGCGCCGGCAAGGGCGGTCGATGCTGCCGCGGCAGAAGGAACTGGTTCGGCGGTATGGGACGAGCCTTCGGTCGGTGCGGGAGGCGATGGGTCGGCTTCAGAAGGCAAGGCTGATCCGGTCGGTGCGGGGCAAGGGGACGTTTCTGGTGGATCGGCCGACGACGACGCGGAATGTGCTGCTGGTCTGCGACAGTACGCACTATCCGTACCAGATCATGTGCATCAGCGCGCTGACGCGGCTGCTAAAGGCCGGGCGGGCCACCACGAACCTGGTAATCTCACATGACCTGTCGGCCGACTGGGAGCGGATCGTGCAGAAGCATCCGGGAACCGGCGGCGCGGTGCTGATCAGCCCGTATCCGAGGGACGCGGTGGCGGCGTTGGTGCATGAGAGCCCAATCCCGATCGTCTGCCTGTGCGAATTGGCCGAGCGGTTTCGCGGGCCGGCGGTCTGCGACGCGGTCCTTCCGGACAACCAAGCCCTGGGCTATCGATGCGTGGAGCATCTGGTCCGACAGGGCCACCGGCGGATCGCCCTGGTCAGTTGGGAGCTTTCGCAGGCGGGCGGTTATGAGATTCAGCAAGGGTATCTCAAGGCCTTGCTGGCGTTTGGCATTCCGTACAAGTCCGATCTGGTGGTGGAGTTGCCGAACCTTCCGGTTGAGGACGGGGCGTTCTCGCGGCCGCCGGCCATCCCGGTGGAGTTGCTTCGGAACCGCCTGGCGGCGTGGCGGGAGCAGGGAACGATGCCGACGGCGATGATCCACGGGTCGGCTTCGGAGCTTCAGGTGCGCGATCTGCTGGAGCACTGTTTGGAGAATTGTTTCGCCGCGGATGCGGTTGTGGGCTATCTGTATCGCGAGCAGTTGCAGACCGGATACAACGGGTTAGGTGAGGCGACGGCGATCTGCGTGAGCTTTGAGGGGCTGGCGCGTCGGGCGTTGGAACTGCTGTTCCGCCCGCGTGGGCCGAACGAGCCGCCGGTGCGGGAGATTCAGGAGCGGATGGGCCTGTATCGCCGGGTGGGCGGCGTATGGCGGGAGGTGGAAGCATGA
- a CDS encoding DUF2092 domain-containing protein, giving the protein MNLLFHRVMTIRALAVLLLGTAVASAQTPQTTPATQPRIEPQAEKVLRDLTQYIQNLQTFSFELVSTVKMTSEKTNQEQSNLHTFAVARPDKAAIILQEGQRGVTLVSNGRQAHVYLPELNKYTVKPAPDTIAELIEDNDYILEAAFGGVSFAAGLLTEDPYDRLTREVTAARYVGVEEIDGVQCHHLRFAQQQVDWDLWVRTGDQPLVQRFSPDLTRMLEQARARQPEQLRGTNISVIVNFNQWKTGSEIPDERFAWTPPENAEKVESFLPTEEDHPMLGRLAPDFTGELLDGGQFDFSQVKGEKVIILDFWATWCGPCTVAIPVAQNMAKTYGDQVAFYTVNVNEEPDLVREAMQQRGWEFPVVMDQAGEIAKLYNVDGFPASMVIGKDGRIQAVHTALRPDLRSKLRKELRALIEGKSLLEAKTGAATQPAGQ; this is encoded by the coding sequence ATGAACCTTTTGTTTCACAGGGTAATGACGATCCGCGCACTGGCAGTTCTGCTGCTCGGAACCGCAGTGGCCTCCGCTCAGACTCCTCAGACCACCCCGGCCACCCAGCCGCGGATCGAACCGCAGGCCGAGAAAGTTCTCCGCGACCTCACGCAGTACATTCAAAACCTCCAGACATTCTCCTTCGAACTGGTCTCAACCGTCAAGATGACCTCGGAAAAAACGAACCAGGAGCAGAGCAACCTGCACACCTTCGCCGTCGCGCGGCCAGACAAGGCGGCCATTATCCTGCAGGAGGGCCAGCGCGGCGTGACGCTGGTCTCCAACGGCAGGCAGGCCCACGTCTATCTGCCCGAGTTGAACAAGTACACCGTCAAACCAGCCCCCGACACCATTGCCGAGCTCATCGAGGACAACGACTACATCCTCGAAGCCGCCTTCGGCGGCGTCAGTTTCGCCGCCGGGCTGCTCACGGAGGATCCCTACGATCGTCTGACCCGCGAGGTGACGGCGGCCCGGTACGTGGGCGTCGAGGAAATTGATGGCGTCCAGTGCCACCACCTGCGATTCGCCCAACAACAGGTCGACTGGGACCTGTGGGTGCGAACCGGCGATCAACCGCTGGTTCAGCGATTCTCGCCCGATCTGACGCGCATGCTCGAACAGGCACGAGCCCGCCAGCCGGAACAACTCAGGGGCACCAACATCAGCGTGATCGTCAACTTCAACCAGTGGAAGACGGGTAGCGAGATTCCCGATGAACGCTTCGCCTGGACGCCGCCGGAAAATGCCGAGAAGGTCGAGTCCTTCCTGCCGACGGAGGAGGATCACCCGATGCTCGGCCGCTTGGCGCCCGACTTCACCGGCGAATTGCTCGACGGCGGCCAGTTCGACTTCTCCCAGGTCAAGGGCGAGAAGGTGATCATTCTCGACTTCTGGGCGACCTGGTGCGGACCATGCACCGTGGCCATACCCGTGGCCCAGAACATGGCGAAAACGTACGGCGACCAGGTGGCGTTCTACACCGTCAACGTCAACGAGGAGCCCGATCTGGTCCGCGAGGCCATGCAGCAGCGCGGCTGGGAATTCCCCGTCGTGATGGACCAGGCCGGCGAGATCGCCAAACTCTACAACGTCGATGGTTTTCCGGCCAGCATGGTGATCGGCAAGGACGGACGGATCCAGGCCGTCCACACCGCGCTCCGCCCGGACCTGCGGTCCAAACTCCGCAAGGAACTGCGGGCTCTGATCGAAGGCAAAAGCCTCCTCGAAGCCAAAACGGGCGCCGCCACGCAGCCGGCCGGCCAGTAG
- a CDS encoding LapA family protein — MRRAKLVIMIVVAVLALAFIVQNTEPVRTKLLFFEGSFSYALVLIITLILGFVIGLIVGNLLSVKKSTGQRP, encoded by the coding sequence ATGCGACGAGCGAAGCTGGTGATCATGATCGTGGTTGCCGTTCTGGCCCTGGCGTTCATCGTCCAGAACACCGAGCCGGTCCGGACGAAGTTGCTGTTCTTCGAGGGGTCATTTTCGTACGCGCTGGTTTTGATCATCACGCTGATTCTGGGATTTGTGATCGGGTTGATCGTGGGGAATCTTTTGTCGGTGAAGAAGTCCACCGGCCAGCGGCCCTAA
- a CDS encoding NAD(P) transhydrogenase subunit alpha gives MVMFVSALTIFVLAVFVGFEVITKVPPTLHTPLMSGSNAISGITLIGALISAGTEQRDLATWLGFVAVVFATINVVGGFLVTHRMLEMFRKRG, from the coding sequence ATGGTGATGTTCGTGAGCGCGCTGACGATTTTCGTGTTGGCGGTCTTCGTGGGGTTCGAGGTGATTACGAAGGTGCCGCCGACGCTGCACACGCCGTTGATGTCGGGTTCGAACGCGATCTCGGGGATCACGCTGATCGGGGCGCTGATCTCAGCGGGGACGGAGCAGCGGGACCTGGCGACGTGGCTGGGGTTTGTGGCGGTGGTGTTCGCGACGATCAACGTGGTCGGCGGATTCCTGGTCACGCATCGGATGCTGGAGATGTTCCGGAAGAGGGGTTAA
- a CDS encoding DUF4091 domain-containing protein, translated as MSVQFQVFDSLDRVFPDTPVGSKPPKQVSLAAARGTRASFQLAMSGLTAEPEFTLAPFAAEGRRAVRLSHRIQRVLYVPVEVNTSWDPLLEPPAKRPKEMPIDMYVDDRLDPRMAPHVVRKAPFELAEVLAPLGARPVEAVRPNVFFVAVDTKPNTPPGTYRSTLTIRTAGEAIELPIELTVGENKLPSRQRLRITNWFHLANIARFHDLEMWSPAYWAMLRKYARLMREYGQNVFWIQKEVLIEKGSDKRPRFNWPRFDRYVRLFLDEGFEVIEGCHFVDRRFEEGYQPSGNYYLAETTTPALSTEGQCFMHEMAADLWRHVRNRGWDGIYLQHVADEPHPKEAEAYLRVANLLRRAMPGVRLIEAILGTPAVVGSLDVHVPNLADMHIPGVDRDPYFDSIWNYENFRKVAATGGGELWIYSCCGPRGPALNRFLDFALIKTRLIHWLNYVGGATGYLHWGLNMYREDQDPFRQSVGKVFDGQCRLPPGDTHIIWPGDDGPWPSLRFEAMRDGIHDHELLLAMQQSEGEKAANRLARRAVRTAVDYVRDIGEFRRIQRKLIKA; from the coding sequence GTGAGCGTGCAGTTCCAGGTTTTCGACTCGCTGGATCGCGTCTTTCCGGACACGCCGGTCGGCAGCAAACCGCCGAAGCAGGTCAGCCTCGCCGCGGCCCGAGGGACGCGGGCGTCATTCCAACTCGCAATGTCCGGGCTGACTGCGGAACCGGAGTTCACGCTGGCGCCGTTCGCGGCCGAGGGACGCCGGGCAGTCAGGCTCTCCCACCGCATCCAGCGGGTCCTGTACGTGCCGGTGGAGGTCAACACGTCGTGGGACCCCCTGCTCGAGCCGCCGGCCAAACGCCCGAAGGAAATGCCGATTGACATGTACGTGGACGACCGGCTTGATCCGAGAATGGCTCCACACGTGGTGCGCAAGGCCCCGTTCGAGTTGGCTGAGGTCCTGGCTCCGCTGGGGGCCCGTCCGGTCGAAGCAGTCCGGCCCAACGTGTTCTTTGTGGCGGTCGACACCAAGCCGAATACGCCGCCCGGAACGTACCGGTCGACGCTGACGATCAGAACCGCGGGCGAAGCGATTGAACTGCCGATCGAGCTGACGGTCGGCGAAAACAAGCTGCCTTCGCGCCAGCGGCTTCGGATCACCAACTGGTTCCACCTGGCCAACATCGCCCGGTTCCACGATCTGGAGATGTGGTCGCCAGCCTATTGGGCGATGCTGCGCAAGTACGCCCGACTCATGCGCGAGTACGGCCAGAACGTCTTCTGGATCCAGAAAGAGGTCCTGATCGAGAAGGGGTCGGACAAGCGGCCGCGGTTCAACTGGCCGCGTTTCGACCGTTACGTGAGGCTGTTTCTCGATGAGGGGTTCGAGGTCATCGAGGGCTGTCACTTCGTGGACCGCCGGTTCGAGGAGGGCTATCAGCCGTCGGGCAACTACTACCTGGCCGAGACGACCACGCCGGCTTTGAGCACTGAAGGTCAATGCTTCATGCACGAGATGGCGGCCGACCTGTGGCGGCACGTGCGGAATCGCGGCTGGGACGGGATATATCTGCAGCACGTGGCCGACGAACCGCACCCCAAGGAAGCCGAGGCGTACCTTCGCGTGGCGAACCTGCTGCGCCGGGCAATGCCTGGCGTGCGGCTGATCGAGGCGATCCTGGGCACCCCGGCGGTGGTCGGCTCGCTCGACGTCCACGTACCCAACTTGGCCGACATGCACATTCCAGGCGTCGATCGCGACCCGTACTTCGACAGCATCTGGAATTACGAGAATTTCCGCAAGGTGGCGGCCACCGGCGGCGGCGAGTTATGGATCTACTCGTGCTGCGGCCCGCGTGGACCGGCCCTCAACCGGTTTCTCGATTTTGCGTTGATCAAGACGCGGCTGATCCACTGGCTCAACTACGTTGGCGGGGCAACCGGCTACCTGCACTGGGGACTGAACATGTACCGGGAGGACCAGGACCCGTTTCGCCAGTCGGTGGGCAAAGTATTCGACGGCCAGTGCCGGCTGCCCCCGGGCGACACCCACATCATCTGGCCGGGCGACGATGGGCCGTGGCCGTCCCTGCGATTCGAGGCCATGCGCGACGGCATCCACGACCATGAGTTGCTGCTGGCAATGCAACAGAGTGAGGGTGAGAAGGCGGCGAACCGGCTGGCCCGGCGGGCGGTGCGAACAGCGGTCGATTACGTTCGTGACATCGGCGAGTTCCGCCGTATACAGCGCAAGCTGATCAAGGCCTGA
- a CDS encoding Re/Si-specific NAD(P)(+) transhydrogenase subunit alpha: protein MIAGVVRETYPGERRVALVPAAVVPLGKSGLEVLIEAGAGIEAGYPDDTYRERGARIAADRAEVFARADVIVAVRGLGANPAAGREDLDRMKAGQIVVGMLDPLWRPEACRELAEQGVAAFSLELMPRITRAQSMDVLSSMATISGYKAVLLAAEALPRMFPMLMTAAGTVTPARVFVVGAGVAGLQAIATARRLGAVVHGYDVRPAVREQVESLGGKFVELPLETAQAEGTGGYAKAMDEAFYRRQREMMAKVVAESDVVITTAAVPGKKSPVLVTAEMVRGMGPGSVIVDLAAERGGNCELSQPDQTVVEGGVSILGPTNLPATIPYHASQLYSKNVVTFLSHLVKDGQLAFDIEDEISRETLVTRDGQVVNDRVRAALGMESPPSEGRAG from the coding sequence ATGATTGCAGGGGTGGTCAGGGAGACGTATCCGGGGGAACGGCGGGTGGCGCTGGTTCCCGCGGCGGTGGTCCCGCTGGGCAAGTCGGGGCTGGAGGTGTTGATCGAGGCGGGGGCTGGGATCGAAGCGGGGTATCCGGATGACACGTATCGCGAGAGGGGTGCGCGGATTGCGGCGGACCGGGCGGAGGTTTTCGCGCGGGCGGACGTGATCGTTGCGGTTCGGGGTCTGGGGGCGAATCCGGCGGCTGGGCGTGAGGATCTGGATCGGATGAAGGCGGGACAGATCGTGGTGGGGATGCTGGATCCGCTGTGGAGGCCGGAGGCGTGTCGGGAGTTGGCGGAGCAAGGGGTCGCGGCATTTTCGCTGGAGCTGATGCCGCGTATCACGCGGGCGCAGAGCATGGACGTGCTGTCGTCGATGGCGACGATTTCGGGGTACAAGGCGGTGCTGCTGGCGGCTGAGGCGCTGCCGCGGATGTTTCCGATGCTGATGACGGCGGCGGGTACGGTGACACCGGCGCGGGTGTTCGTGGTGGGCGCGGGGGTGGCGGGGCTTCAGGCGATCGCGACGGCGCGGCGGCTTGGCGCGGTGGTGCACGGGTACGACGTGCGTCCAGCGGTGCGCGAGCAGGTGGAGAGTCTGGGCGGCAAGTTCGTGGAGTTGCCGCTGGAGACGGCGCAGGCGGAAGGGACCGGCGGATACGCCAAGGCGATGGACGAGGCATTCTATCGGCGTCAGCGGGAGATGATGGCGAAGGTGGTGGCGGAGAGCGACGTGGTGATCACGACGGCGGCGGTGCCGGGGAAGAAGTCGCCGGTGCTGGTGACGGCGGAGATGGTGCGTGGCATGGGGCCGGGTTCGGTGATCGTGGACCTGGCGGCTGAGCGGGGCGGGAATTGCGAGCTGTCGCAGCCGGACCAGACGGTGGTCGAGGGCGGCGTGAGCATCCTGGGGCCGACGAACCTGCCGGCGACGATCCCCTACCACGCCAGCCAGCTGTACTCGAAGAACGTGGTGACGTTCTTGAGCCACCTGGTGAAGGACGGGCAGTTGGCGTTCGACATTGAGGACGAGATTTCGCGGGAGACTCTGGTGACGCGGGACGGGCAGGTCGTCAATGACAGGGTTCGAGCGGCGTTGGGGATGGAGTCGCCGCCGAGCGAAGGGAGGGCTGGATGA
- a CDS encoding glycoside hydrolase family 13, giving the protein MAVTVQKKKNGDVTFICDVAPEAKKVFLVGSFNEWDPNAKRMSKSKDGTFRAKIKLPPGKHEYKFVADGDWIQDPKAEEQVTNQLGTLNSVVNVN; this is encoded by the coding sequence ATTGCCGTGACAGTCCAAAAGAAGAAGAACGGGGATGTGACTTTCATCTGTGACGTGGCGCCCGAAGCCAAGAAAGTCTTCCTGGTCGGCAGTTTCAACGAATGGGACCCGAACGCCAAGCGGATGTCCAAAAGCAAGGACGGAACCTTCCGCGCCAAAATCAAACTCCCGCCGGGAAAGCACGAATACAAGTTCGTAGCCGACGGCGACTGGATTCAGGACCCCAAGGCGGAGGAACAGGTCACCAACCAACTGGGCACTCTCAACAGCGTGGTCAACGTTAACTGA
- a CDS encoding glycosidase, which yields MADVFADRLARLVERHERLIARSNEVDPAWDNGWYERYKYPVVTNAHVPLFWRYDLDRRRNPHLLERLGVNAVFNPGAIEIDGTICLMCRVEGCDRKSFFAVAESRSGVDGFRFRDYPVVMPETDRPDTNVYDMRLVRHDDGWIYGLFCSERKDPNAPPGDTSSAVAQCGIARTKDLDRWERLDDLKSSSAQQRNVVLHPEFIDGKYAFYTRPQDTFIEAGSGGGIGWGLADSIEHAVVGDETIIDPKAYHTIKESKNGAGAAPIRTDRGWLHVAHGVRNCAAGLRYVIYAFMCDLAEPWKVTHRPGGYFIAPFGDERIGDVSNVAFINGLVARDDGSVFLYYASSDTRIHVAATTIDRLIDYVTNTPQDPLRSYACVQQRSDLIRRNLALIDAADNPILRRVRP from the coding sequence ATGGCGGACGTTTTCGCCGACCGGCTGGCCCGGTTGGTTGAACGGCACGAACGGCTCATCGCCCGAAGCAACGAGGTGGACCCAGCCTGGGACAACGGCTGGTACGAGCGCTACAAATACCCCGTCGTCACCAACGCCCACGTGCCGCTCTTCTGGCGCTACGACCTCGACCGCCGCCGCAACCCGCACCTGCTGGAACGTCTGGGCGTCAACGCGGTCTTCAATCCCGGTGCGATCGAGATCGACGGAACCATCTGCCTGATGTGCCGCGTCGAAGGCTGCGACCGCAAGTCATTCTTCGCCGTCGCCGAGAGCCGCAGCGGCGTCGACGGCTTCCGATTCCGCGACTATCCGGTCGTCATGCCCGAAACCGATCGGCCCGACACCAATGTCTACGACATGCGACTCGTCCGCCACGACGACGGCTGGATCTACGGCCTCTTCTGCAGCGAACGCAAAGACCCGAATGCGCCTCCGGGCGACACCTCCTCAGCCGTCGCCCAGTGCGGCATCGCCCGAACGAAAGACCTCGACCGCTGGGAGCGTCTCGACGACCTCAAGTCCAGCTCGGCCCAGCAGCGCAATGTCGTCCTGCATCCCGAGTTCATCGACGGCAAGTATGCCTTCTACACCCGCCCGCAGGACACCTTCATCGAGGCGGGCAGCGGCGGCGGAATCGGCTGGGGACTCGCCGACTCGATCGAACACGCCGTCGTGGGCGATGAGACCATCATCGACCCAAAGGCCTACCACACCATCAAGGAAAGCAAGAACGGCGCCGGCGCCGCCCCGATCCGCACCGACCGCGGATGGCTCCACGTCGCCCACGGCGTCCGCAACTGCGCAGCCGGACTCCGCTATGTGATCTACGCCTTCATGTGCGACCTCGCCGAACCCTGGAAGGTCACCCACCGTCCCGGCGGCTACTTCATCGCCCCGTTCGGCGACGAACGGATCGGCGACGTCTCCAACGTCGCCTTCATCAACGGCCTGGTCGCCCGCGACGACGGAAGCGTATTCCTCTACTACGCCTCCTCCGACACCCGCATCCACGTGGCCGCCACCACCATCGACCGCCTGATCGACTACGTGACCAACACGCCCCAAGACCCGCTCCGCTCCTACGCCTGTGTTCAGCAACGAAGCGACCTGATCCGCCGCAACCTCGCCCTCATCGACGCCGCCGACAACCCGATCCTCCGCCGCGTCCGGCCATAG
- a CDS encoding NAD(P)(+) transhydrogenase (Re/Si-specific) subunit beta codes for MHEAIVNISYLVAAVLFIFGLKGLSHPRTAVRGNLLGALGMLLAVVVTLLWQGIVRYELIIAGLVIGAGIGAILAVKIAMTAMPQLVAMFNGFGGGASVLVAGAALLEAVLIAESAPEIGEAQVLPLQLLVATVASGIIGAVTFWGSFVAFGKLQGVISEKSVVFGGQQAINAVLFAVAVLLGVLVVWNPEATYVYWILVVVASVLGILLVIPIGGADMPVVIALLNSYSGLAAAATGFVLSNNVLIIAGSLVGASGLILTRIMCRAMNRSLTNVLFGVMAPSEAGPSADQVYGGKVKSASAEEIAMVLESARRVVIVPGYGMAVAQAQHAVRDLTSLLENRGTEVEFGIHPVAGRMPGHMNVLLAEADISYEKLKELDDVNPTFAQTDVAIIIGANDVVNPVARTDPHSPIAGMPILEVDKAKTVVVIKRSLSPGFAGIPNPLFTADNTLMFFNDGQKAIRELIAAVKEL; via the coding sequence ATGCACGAGGCGATCGTCAACATATCGTATCTGGTGGCGGCGGTGCTGTTCATCTTCGGCCTCAAGGGATTGAGCCATCCGCGGACGGCGGTGAGGGGAAACCTGCTGGGCGCGTTGGGGATGCTGCTGGCGGTGGTGGTGACGCTGCTGTGGCAGGGGATCGTCCGGTACGAGCTGATCATTGCCGGGTTGGTGATCGGGGCGGGGATCGGGGCGATTCTGGCGGTGAAGATCGCGATGACGGCGATGCCGCAGTTGGTGGCGATGTTCAACGGGTTTGGCGGCGGTGCGTCGGTGCTGGTGGCCGGGGCGGCGCTGCTGGAGGCGGTTTTGATAGCGGAGTCGGCACCGGAGATTGGCGAGGCGCAAGTGCTTCCGCTGCAGCTTCTGGTGGCGACGGTGGCGTCGGGGATCATCGGGGCGGTAACGTTCTGGGGGAGTTTCGTGGCATTCGGCAAGCTGCAGGGCGTGATATCGGAAAAATCGGTGGTGTTCGGCGGGCAGCAGGCGATCAACGCGGTGCTGTTCGCGGTGGCAGTGCTGCTGGGGGTGCTGGTGGTGTGGAATCCGGAGGCGACTTACGTCTACTGGATTCTGGTGGTGGTGGCGTCGGTGCTGGGCATTCTGCTGGTGATTCCGATCGGCGGGGCGGACATGCCGGTGGTGATCGCGTTGCTGAATTCCTATTCGGGACTGGCGGCGGCGGCGACGGGTTTCGTGCTGAGCAACAACGTGCTGATCATCGCCGGATCGCTGGTCGGGGCGTCGGGATTGATTCTGACTCGGATCATGTGCCGGGCAATGAACCGGTCGCTGACGAACGTGCTGTTCGGGGTGATGGCGCCGAGCGAAGCCGGTCCCAGCGCGGATCAGGTGTACGGCGGGAAGGTCAAGTCGGCGTCGGCTGAGGAGATCGCGATGGTGCTGGAGAGCGCGAGGCGGGTGGTGATCGTACCGGGCTACGGAATGGCGGTGGCCCAGGCGCAGCACGCGGTGCGCGATTTGACGAGCCTGCTGGAGAACCGCGGGACGGAGGTGGAGTTCGGGATTCATCCGGTGGCGGGACGGATGCCGGGGCACATGAACGTGCTGCTGGCGGAGGCGGATATTTCGTACGAGAAGCTCAAAGAACTGGACGACGTGAACCCGACGTTCGCGCAGACGGACGTGGCGATCATCATCGGGGCCAACGACGTGGTGAACCCGGTGGCGCGGACTGACCCGCACAGCCCGATCGCGGGCATGCCGATCCTCGAGGTGGACAAGGCCAAGACGGTGGTGGTTATCAAGCGTTCGCTGAGTCCGGGTTTCGCGGGGATTCCCAACCCGCTGTTCACGGCGGACAACACACTGATGTTTTTCAACGACGGGCAGAAGGCGATTCGCGAGCTGATCGCGGCGGTCAAGGAACTGTAG
- a CDS encoding VTT domain-containing protein has protein sequence MKSFHTRLVVLIASITGLLLVPYFLWHEPMDAYLASAEYQRWLMSIKPYAWLIGLALIGADAFLPVPAPPVMATMGALYGTVAGGIIAAGGSALAGLVGLGLGRLAGPQILRRLASEAELAELQRFFDSWGAAGIVASRALPVAPEVLTVLAGIARMRLGRFMLALALGGIPVGVLMAFAGAQAGHSSTLLLVLTLITAGLWCIYILVLARRCGRQTVTPPDESLPSRHETARSLMH, from the coding sequence ATGAAGTCGTTTCACACCCGGCTGGTCGTTCTGATCGCCTCGATTACCGGTCTTCTGCTCGTACCCTACTTCCTCTGGCATGAGCCGATGGACGCGTACCTGGCCTCCGCCGAATACCAGCGGTGGCTGATGTCGATCAAGCCCTATGCGTGGTTGATCGGCTTGGCCCTGATCGGGGCCGATGCCTTTCTGCCCGTTCCCGCCCCGCCGGTGATGGCCACGATGGGCGCGCTGTACGGGACGGTTGCAGGCGGGATCATCGCAGCGGGCGGCTCGGCGCTGGCCGGCCTGGTGGGCTTGGGCCTGGGACGTCTGGCCGGGCCGCAGATCCTGCGCCGGCTGGCGAGCGAGGCCGAACTGGCCGAACTTCAGCGGTTCTTTGACTCCTGGGGCGCAGCCGGGATCGTCGCCTCGCGGGCTTTGCCCGTCGCCCCAGAAGTGCTGACCGTTCTGGCTGGTATCGCCCGGATGCGCCTTGGGCGGTTCATGCTGGCCCTGGCTCTGGGAGGCATCCCCGTCGGTGTCCTGATGGCGTTTGCCGGCGCGCAAGCTGGCCACTCCTCCACGCTCCTGCTCGTCCTGACTTTGATCACGGCCGGATTATGGTGTATCTATATTCTTGTGCTGGCGCGCCGGTGCGGCCGGCAGACCGTCACGCCACCGGACGAATCGTTGCCGAGCCGCCACGAGACGGCTCGGTCTCTCATGCATTAG
- a CDS encoding prepilin-type N-terminal cleavage/methylation domain-containing protein → MAGGGSMSPARRMKAFTLIELLVVVAIIAVLVSLLLPALGRARAMAKQTTCLGNMRQLGTATQIYMSDNQDWYPIYGASGGLVRLFQPYLPRPDMTSAWSDVFSYSPVWICPLQPTGNPWGMSPAYGCNITFGWDGKYWPPYTKWVRPADIPSPAGVVWMTEGGYNNRPPGTYYSITYPVDFVQYDSGRWLQEIFPHYIYAGTNCRGVCYRHDMQAVCVLADLHVEAISYGRLEASGYWQW, encoded by the coding sequence ATGGCGGGAGGTGGAAGCATGAGCCCAGCGCGTAGGATGAAAGCGTTTACCCTGATCGAGTTGCTGGTGGTGGTGGCGATCATCGCGGTGCTGGTGAGCCTGCTGCTTCCGGCTCTGGGGCGGGCGAGGGCGATGGCAAAGCAGACGACGTGTCTGGGCAACATGAGGCAACTGGGTACGGCGACGCAGATATACATGTCGGATAACCAGGACTGGTATCCTATATATGGGGCGTCCGGCGGGCTGGTGAGGCTGTTCCAGCCGTATCTGCCGCGGCCGGACATGACATCGGCGTGGAGCGACGTTTTTTCGTATTCGCCGGTGTGGATCTGTCCGCTGCAGCCAACGGGCAACCCGTGGGGCATGTCGCCCGCTTATGGGTGCAATATCACGTTCGGATGGGACGGGAAGTACTGGCCTCCTTACACCAAATGGGTGCGACCGGCTGATATCCCGAGTCCGGCGGGTGTGGTGTGGATGACCGAGGGCGGGTACAACAACCGGCCACCGGGGACCTACTACAGCATCACCTATCCGGTGGACTTCGTACAGTACGACAGCGGTCGCTGGCTGCAGGAGATATTCCCGCACTACATCTACGCGGGCACGAATTGTCGCGGGGTCTGCTATCGACACGACATGCAGGCGGTCTGCGTGCTCGCCGATCTGCACGTCGAGGCGATCTCGTACGGGCGGCTGGAGGCATCCGGTTACTGGCAATGGTAA